The DNA window GGCCCACTTCGCCGACTTCACCGGCAAGCTCAGCCACGGCATGTACAAGTCGCCCGCCAACCACTTCGCCCTCGCCTGGACCGCCGATCACACCGGCGGGCTGCGCAACCAGGTGTACGTCGCCGGGCGCTTCGTGCTCGCGCCGGACGAGGCCTTCGTGGTCGACGTCAGCGATGGAGGAGCGGAGTACTTCACCGTCCCGCTCTCCACCATCTGGGGCACCACGCTCGACATCCTCGACAAGACCGGCAGCCTCAACAAGGCGCAGTCGATCGCCAACGAGGACGGCACCTACACCTACGTGATCAGCGCCCAGGACCCCGGTGTCCACAACTGGATCGACACCGACGGCCTGCTCGAGGGGATCCTCACGCTGCGGATGGCGGAGTTCCCCGACGGCGGTCCGCGCTCCGACCTCTCGGCGACCGGCCGGGTGGTGAAGCTCGACCAGATCGACGGGCCGCGGATCACTCCCGACGAGCGGGCCGCCCAGCTCGCCGAGCGGCGTACGGCGTACCTGCGCCGGCTCCCGGAGGTGACGGCATGAGCCGCTGGCTGGTCACGGGCTGCTCGACCGGCATCGGCCGCGAGATCGCCAGAGCCGCCTTGGAGGCCGGGCACCAGGTCGTCGTCACGGCCCGCAAGGTCGCGGACGTCGAGGACATCGTCGAGACGTACGGCGCGGACGCCCTCGCCGTACCTCTCGACGTCACCGACCGTGCCCAGATCGACGCGGCCGTCGCCGCAGCGACCGACGCCTTCGGCGGCATCGACGTGCTGGTCAACAACGCCGGCTACGGCTACCTGTCGGCGATCGAGGAGGGCGACGACGCGGACGTGCGACAGCTCTTCGACACCAACTACTTCGGCGTGGTCGACACCCTCAAGGCGGTGCTGCCCGGCATGCGCGCGCAGGGCAGCGGTCACGTCATCAACATCTCCTCGATGACGGGCCTGGTCGCCAATCCGCCCAACGCCTACTACAGCTCGACGAAGTTCGCCCTCGAGGCGCTCACCGAGGCGCTCGCCAAGGAGGTGGGCCCGCTCGGCATCAAGGTCACCGCGATCGAGCCGGGCGCCTTCCGGACCGACTGGGCCAAGCGGTCCATGCACGAGACGGCGGCGCCGATCGAGGCGTACGCCGCCGACGTCGGTGCCCGCAAGGACCTGATCAAGGCGTTCGCCGACCACCTGCCCGGCGACCCGCGCAAGGTCGGCGAGGCCGTCGTCATGGTGGCCGGGCTCGACGCGCCGCCGCTGCGGCTGCTGCTCGGCAAGGACGTGCTCGCCGCGGTCCGCGCCAAGCTCGCCGAGATGACGGCCTCCATCGACGAGTGGGAAGCCGTCACCGTCGACACCGACCTGCCGAGGGGCGAGTGATGGTCCCGACCGCCGCCGAGGTCCTCGACGGGATCGACCTGACCGGCCGGACGGCGCTGGTGACGGGCGGCTACTCCGGCATCGGCGTGGAGGTCGTCCGCGCGCTCGCCGGCGCGGGCGCGCACGTGCTCGCGTCGGCCCGGCGCCCCGAGAAGGCGCAGCGGGTGCTGGCGGAGATCGAGGGGGTGGAGGTCGGCGAGCTCGACCTCGCCGACCAGGGCAGCGTCGCGGCGTACGCCGGCCAGGTGCTCGCCAGCGGCCGGCCGCTCGACGTCGTCATCAACAACGCGGGCGTGATGGCCTGCCCGGAGACCAGGACCGCCGACGGGTGGGAGCTCCAGCTCGCCACCAACCACCTCGGCCACTACGCGCTCGTCAACCGGCTGTGGCCGGCGATCGGCACGGGCGCCCGGGTCGTCAGCGTGTCGTCGACCGGCCACCACCTCTCGGACTTCCGGTGGGACGACCCGTGGTTCGAGACCGGCTACGACAAGTGGCTCGGCTACGGCCAGTCCAAGACCGCCAACGTGCTCTTCGCCGTGCACCTCGACCGGCTCGCCCGCGAGCAGGGCGTGCGCGCCTTCTCGCTCCACCCCGGCGCGATCCTCACGTCACTCGGTCGGCACCTCCTGGTGGAGGACCTGCAGGCCGTGTCGACCCTCGACGACGACGGCAACCTGGTGCTCCCCGACTTCCGCTCGCCCGAGCAGGGCGCCGCGACCGCCGTCTGGGCGTCGACCTCGCCCGAGCTCGACGGCCGGGGCGGCCTCTACCTCGAGGACTGCGCGGTCGCGGAGGTCGTGCCCGACGGCCCGCAGACCACCGCCGGCGTACGCGCCTACGCGCTCGACCCGGACGCGGCCGCCCGGTTGTGGGCCTGGTCGGCCGACGTGACCGGGGTGGACGCGTTCTAGTCGGGCTGGCCCGACCAGGACTGTCGGGCTGGCAGGATCGTGGATCGGCCCCGCGATTCCTAGCGTTGATGCCATGACGGAGACCCTGACCATGCCCACCGCGACACCCACGACCCCGCGGGTGGTCGAGCGACCCCGCGGCGTACGCCGGGTGCTGTACGAGAGTGCCTACAGCCTGTCGGCGTTCCCGATCGCGCTGGTCGCGTTCATCGTGGTGGTGATCGACCTGGCGCTCGGGCTGGGGCTCGCGATCTTCATCGGCGGCATCCTGCTGATCTCGGTCGGCGTGATGGTCGCCCGCGGGTTCGCGCGGTTCGAGCGGATCCGTCTGCGCGGGATGCTCGGCCGCGAGGCCCCGACGCCGCGCTACCTCTGCGCCCCCGCGGGGTCCGGCTTCTGGCGTCGGCAGCTGACGCCGCTCAAGGACGCCCAGTCCTGGCTCGACGTGGTCTGGGCACTGGTCGGTCTGGCGACCGGGACGTTCGCGTTCGCGGTCACGCTCGCCTGGTGGACGGCCACGGTGACCGGGCTGACCTACTGGTTCTGGCAGCACTGGATCCCCGAGGGCGACGAGTCTGGGCTCGCGGACCTCCTCGGCCTCGGCGAGGGGCGGACGACGGAGAGCCTGCTCAACCTCGCTCTCGGCGTCGTCCTGCTGCTGACCCTGCCGTGGGCGGTCCGCCTGGTGACCGTGATCCACGCCAGCCTGGCCTGGGTGCTGCTGAGCAGCCGCGCCGAGCTGCAGCACGAGGTCGCCCGGGTCGAGGGCGGCCGCGACGCCGCGCGGGTGGCGGAGGCCGAGTCGATGCGCCGCCTCGAGCGCGACATCCACGACGGTCCGCAGCAGCGGCTGGTCCGGCTCACGATGGACCTCGGTCGCGCCAAGCGTCAGGTCGCCGACGACCCGAGCCGCGCCGCCGCCACCATCGACGAGGCGCTGGCCCAGGCCCGCGAGACCGTCGCCGAGCTCCGCTCGCTCAGCCGCGGCATCGCCCCGCCGCTGCTCGTCGACCGCGGCCTCGCCGCCGCGCTCGAGGAGATGCTCGCGCAGAGCGTCGTCCCGGTCGAGGCGCGCATCGACGTACCCGCCCAGCTGCCGCCGCACGTCGAGACCGCCGTCTACTTCGTGGTCGCCGAGGCGCTCACCAACGTCGCCAAGCACAGCGGCGCCACGTCGGCCTCGGTCTCCGTCGTCGACGCCGGCTCCCAGGTGGAGGTCCGCGTGGAGGACGACGGCGTCGGCGGGGCGCACCCCGCGAAGGGCCTCGGCCTCGCCGGGCTGCGCCAGCGCCTCACGGCCGTCGACGGCACGCTCGAGATCACCTCGCCCGAGGGCGCCGGGACCGTCCTCGTCGCCCGGATCCCGGTGCTCGCCGGATGAGGATCGTCGTCGCGGATGACTCCCTGCTGCTGCGGGAGGGTCTCCAGCTGTTGCTCACCGAGGCCGGCCACGAGGTGGTCGGCTCGGTCGCCGACGGCCCGTCGTTCACCGCGACCGTGCTCGAGCTCCGGCCGGAGCTCGGCATCGTCGACGTGCGGATGCCGCCCAGCCACACCGACGAGGGACTCCGCGCCGCGGTCGACGTACGACGGGCGTGGCCGGAGGCCAGGCTGATGGTCCTCTCCCAGTACGTCGAGGTGTCGTACGCCGACGACCTGCTCGCCACCGGCGACGGCGGGGTCGGCTACCTGCTCAAGGACCGGGTCAGCGACCTCGACGACTTCCTCGGCGCCGTGCAGGCCGTCGCGGCCGGTGGGACCGTGCTCGACCCGATGGTCGTGCGGCAGCTGATGGGCCGCAACCGCGACCCGCTGGCCGACCTCACGCCGCGCGAGCGCGAGGTGCTGTCGCTGATGGCGGAGGGGAAGTCGAACGCCGCGATCGCCGCCGCGCTGTCGGTGTCGCTCGCAGGCGTCGAGAAGCACACCCAGCGGATCTTCGCGAAGCTCGGGCTGCCCCCCGACGACGACACCGCGCACCGGCGGGTCGCCGCCGTGCTGCGCTTCCTCGGCTAGCCCGGGAAGGTCACGCCCACCTGGCGGCGTACGTCGTCCATCTGGCGCAGCAGCGTCAGCGTCTGCTCGTGCGGCACCAGCGGGCTCTCGCGCAGGCCGGCCAGCAGGCAGCGGCCTACCTCGGCGATCTCGTTGCCGTAGCCCTGCCCGATGACGGGCTCCTCGCCCAGGATCTCGACCGGCTGGCCCGGCTCGACGACCCAGCTGCCCTCGCCCTCGACGTACGGTGTGAAGACGGCCTTGGTCGGGTGGTGGAAGTCGTCGAAGTCGATGCGGCCCTGGTCGGTGGCGATCGAGCACCGGCGCGAGGAGTAGGACGTCATCGAGGCCGTCATCGTCGCGAGCGCGCCGCCGGGGTAACGGCCGGCGACCGCGACGTCGAGGTCGATGCCCCGGTCGGACAGGTCGGCGGTCGCGGTCAGCAGCTCGGCCTCGCCGAGCATCAGGTGGGCGACGGTGAGGGGGTAGATGCCCATGTCGAGCAGGGCGGAGGCGCCCAGCGCGGGATCGAGCATCCGGTCGTCGGGGCCGGCGTCGACCCGGAAGCCGAGCTCTGCGTGCAGGTGCCGCGGCCGGCCGAACTCGCCCGAGGCCAGCCGCGCCCGCAGCTCCCGGATCACCGGGTGGCAGGCCGTCCACATGGCCTCCATGAGGAACCGGTCGTGCTCGCCCGCGAGCCGGACCATCTCCTCGGCGTCGGCGGTGTCGAGCGTGACCGGCTTCTCGCAGAGCACGTGCTTGCCGGCCTCGAAGCACAGCCGCGCGTTGTCCAGGTGGAACGCGTGGGGGGTCGCGATGTAGACGACGTCGACGCCGGGGTCCGCGACCAGCTCCTCGTAGGAGCCGTACGCCGCGGCGGCGCCGTACTGCCCGGCGAAGTCCTGGGCGGCCTCGAGTCGGCGCGATCCCACCGCCGCGAGCGTCGCGCCCGGCACCAGCGCGAGGTCGCGGGCGAACGTGTGGGCGATCTTGCCGGTCGCCAGGATGCCCCAGCGGATGTCGTCACTCATGGGGCAGACCCTACTGATGGCGACTCGCCGCCCCTTCGAATCACATCGGTGTGGTTCGCCGCCTATAGTGCCTGGTATGGATGCCGCGAACGCGCTCACCGGTGAGGTGGGCGACGCCACGCCGGGTCTCAGCGACCGCGACACCGAGATCCTCGAGTTCGAGCGCCAGTGGTGGAAGTACGCCGGCGCCAAGGAGACCGCGGTCCGCGAGAAGTTCGACATGTCCTCGACGCGCTACTACCAGGTGCTCAACGCCCTGATCGACCGTCCCGAGGCGCTCGAGGCCGACCCGCTGCTGGTCCGCCGCCTGCGCCGCCTCCGGGCCGCCCGCCAGCGCCAGCGCTCGGCGCGCCGACTCGGCTTCGAGGTCTGAGATGGCCCGCTACCAGCCCAGGAACCAGAAGGGTGCGGTCTTCCCGTCCCCGGTCGTCATCCTCAGCGTGCTGGCCGTCGCCATGGCCGGCGTCGCGTTCGTCGCGACCCGCGGCAGCGAGCCGACCGAGCGCGAGGTCACCACGGTCGTCAAGGAGCAGCCGACCGCGTCGCCGTCGTACTCCGCGAGCGCGAAGCCGAAGCCCAAGCCCAAGCCCGCCGTGCAGCGCGGCAAGGTCTACGTCGAGGTCTACAACAACTCCGGCATCACCGGCCTCGCCGGCGACGTCGCTGACCGGACGAGCAACATCGGCTGGAAGGTCGTCGGCTCCGACAACTGGTACGGCACCATCCCGGGCACCACGGTCTACTACCCGGAGCGGCTCAAGCGCGCGGCCAAGACGCTGGCGCTCGACCTCGGCATCCGGCGCACCGCCCTCGCGGTCGACCCGATGCGCCGCGACCGGCTGACGCTGATCCTCACCGGCCCGCTCGACTGAGCCGTTCGCCACATTTCGCCGCCCGGCCACCCGGTGCGGCCGCGTGGATGGTTGGGTTGACCCATGGAGTTCACCTCCACCGACGGGGAGCGGCGGTACGCCGAGCTGGTGCGCGCTGCGTCGCGGGCGGTCGTCGGCCTCGACTTCGACGGCACGCTGGCGCCGATCGTGGACGACCCCGAGCGCGCGCACATCCACGAGGACGCCTCCGACGTGCTGCTCGACCTGGCCCGTGAGGTCGCCGCCGTCGCGGTGATCACCGGCCGGCCGGCCCGCCAGGTGCTCGACCTCGGCGGCCTCGAGGAGGTGGGCGACGCGCTCGCGAGCGCTGACGCCGACCTCTACGTCTTCGGCCAGTACGGCAACGAGCGGTGGTCCTCGACCAGCCGCCGGATCGTCTCGCCGCGCCCGCCGCGCGGCCTGGCCTCCTTCGAGCGCGAGCTCACCGGCGTGCTGCGCCGCGCCGACGCCGCCGACGCGTGGGTGGAGGACAAGGGGCTCGCGGTCGCCGTCCACACCCGGCGGCTGCCGGACTCCGACGCCGCGTTCCAGCGCCTCCTGCCTCTCGTGGGCGACCTCGCCACGAAGCACGGCCTGATCACCGAGCCCGGCCGCAACGTCATCGAGGTCCGGTCCTCGGGCATGCACAAGGGGCTCGCCGTCGAGGCCCTGGTCGCCGAGCTCGACGCCGGTGCCTTCCTCTTCGCCGGCGACGACCTCGGCGACGTCGAGGCCTTCGAGGCCGTCGCCGACCTGCGCGAGCGCGGCCTGCCCACCCTCCTGGTCTGCTCCGCGTCCTCCGAGGAGAGTGCGCTCGTGCCCCTCTCCGACGTGGTGGTCAAGGGCCCCGAGGGCGTCATGGACCTGCTCCGGCAGCTGACGGCGGACGCGCGCGCGGCGGGATAGCCACGGGCGAGTCGGCTGTCTTCTGACCGTCAGAACGACCATCTCGCCCGTGGGTATCGGTCCAGCCGTTCGCCCACGGTGAACAGGAGGCAGTCTCCGGAACACCGGGCACCTCCCGGAAGTTGAGTCGGTATCACTCAACTCCCAGAGAGGGAGGACATCGTGTCCACCAGTCTTCCGGTTCTGTTCGTGTCCGACCTCGTCGTGCTGCCCGGGATGGTCGTCCCGCTCGCGCTCGACGAGTCCTCCCAAGCCGCCATCGACGCCGCGCGCGCCGGCAGCGACAGCCAGGTGCTCGTCGCCCCGCGGCTCGAGGACCGCTACGCGTCGTACGGCGTGATCGCGACCATCGACCGCGTCGGTCGCTTCTCCGGCGGGTCGCCCGCCGCCGTCCTCAAGGCCGGCACCCGCGCCCGCATCGGCAGCGGCGTGACCGGTCCCGGAGCGGCCCTGTGGGTCGAGGTCGAGCCCGTCGAGGACGTGGTGACCGACCACGCCCGCGAGCTGGCCGAGGAGTACAAGCGCCTCGTCGTCGCCGTCCTGCAGCGCCGCGAGGCGTGGCAGGTCATCGACCAGGTCCACCAGATGACCGACCCGAGCTCGATCGCCGACGCCGCGGGCTACGCGCCGTACCTCTCCATCGACCGCAAGCGCGAGCTGCTCGAGAACCCCGACGTCGAGTCGCGGCTCGAGACCCTGATCGCGTGGACCCGCGAGCACCTCGCCGAGGCCGAGCTCACCGACAAGATCGGTGAGGACGTGCGCGACGGGATGGAGAAGACGCAGCGGGAGTACCTGCTGCGCCAGCAGCTCGCCGCGATCCGCAAGGAGCTCGGCGAGGGCGAGCCCGAGGGGGCGGACGACTACCGCGCCCGGGTCGAGTCCGCCGAGCTGCCCGAGGCCGTCCGCGAGGCCGCCCTCAAGGAGGTCGACAAGCTCGAGCGCGCCAGCGACCAGAGCCCCGAGACCGGCTGGATCCGGACCTGGCTCGACACCGTCCTCGAGCTGCCCTGGGATGTCACGACCGAGGACTCGACCGACCTCGTCGCCGCACGCGAGATCCTCGACGCCGACCACCACGGCCTCGACGAGGTCAAGGAGCGGATCGTCGAGTACCTCGCCGTCCGTGCCCGCCGCGCCGAGCGCGGCCTGCAGGTCGTCGGCGGACGCGGCTCCGGCGCGGTGATCCTGCTGGCCGGTCCTCCCGGCGTCGGCAAGACCTCGCTGGGCGAGTCCGTCGCCCGGGCCCTCGGCCGGAAGTTCGTCCGGGTCGCCCTCGGTGGCGTCCGCGACGAGGCCGAGATCCGCGGCCACCGGCGGACGTACGTCGGCGCGCTGCCCGGTCGGATCGTGCGGGCCGTCAAGGAGGCCGGGTCGATGAACCCGGTCGTGTTGCTCGACGAGGTCGACAAGGTCGGTGCGGACTACCGCGGCGACCCGGCCGCGGCGCTGCTGGAGGTGCTCGACCCGGCGCAGAACCACACGTTCCGCGACCACTACCTCGAGCTCGACCTGGACCTGTCCGACGTCGTCTTCATCGCCACCGCCAACGTGGTCGAGCAGATCCCGTCGGCCCTGCTGGACCGCATGGAGCTGGTCACCCTCGACGGCTACACCGAGGACGACAAGGTCGCGATCGCCCGGGACTTCCTGCTGCCCCGGCAGCTGGAGCGGGCGGCCATCACCGCCGACGAGGTGAGCGTCACCGACGCCGCGCTGCGCGAGATCGCGGCCAACTACACCCGCGAGGCCGGCGTACGCCAGATGGAGCGGTTCATCGCCAAGGCGCTGCGCAAGGCGGCGACGAAGCTGGCGACGGGGGAGACGCACGTCGACATCGACGAGCCGGACCTCAAGGGCCTGGTGGGACGGCCGCGCTTCACGCCGGAGGCGCACGAGCGCACGTCGGTCCCCGGTGTCGCGACCGGCCTGGCCGTGACCGGCCTGGGCGGTGACGTGCTCTTCATCGAGGCGTCCGCGTCGGAGGGCAAGGCGGGGCTGACCCTGACCGGTCAGCTCGGCGACGTGATGAAGGAGTCCGCGCAGATCGCGCTGTCCTTCGTCCGGGCGCACGCGGCCGAGCTCGGCGTCGAGGCGTCGTTCTTCGACAAGGCGATCCACGTCCACGTCCCCGCCGGTGCCACGCCGAAGGACGGTCCGTCGGCGGGCATCACGATGGTGACCGCGCTGACGTCGCTGGCGACCGGACGCCCGGTGCGCTCGGAGGTCGGCATGACCGGTGAGGTCACGCTCAACGGCCGGGTCCTGCCGATCGGCGGCCTGAAGCAGAAGCTGCTCGCGGCCCAGCGCAACGGTCTGACCGAGATCTTCGTGCCGCTGCGCAACGAGCCCGACCTGGACGACGTACCGGCCGACGTGCTGGAGGCGTTGACCGTGCACGTGGTCGGCGATGTCATGGACGTCGTACGCGGTGCGCTCGAGCCGGTGCAGGAGGCGGCCACCGCCGCCGCCTGAGACCGACCGACCAACGGACGCCGGTCGTCCAGCATGTGGATCTGATGTGCACATGCTGAGACGGCCGGCGTACTGTTCTTTCCAGCTCATCAAGAGGGACAGAGGGATACGGCCCTGTGAAGTCCCGGCAACCGCCGCGAGCCTCCGCCGCCCGAGACATCGGGATGCGGTTCGCGGAGACGGTGCCAATTCCGTCCGGCGCGACCGTCGCAGCCGGAGAAGATGAGAAGGAGGCCTTCATGAGCGCTGTAGTTGCAGAGAAGACGACCACCCTGCGCGAGGGCGCGTTCGGCAACGCGACCAACCTCGCCTGTCGCGAGTGCGGTCACCAGGTCGAGCTCGGCCCCTTCTACGCCTGTCCGGAGTGCTTCGGACCGCTCGAGGTCGCCTACGAGTTCGGTGAGGTCACCCGCGAGCAGATCGAGGCCGGCCCGGCCAACATCTGGCGCTACAAGGCGCTGCTCCCGGTCCCGACCGACATCGAGCAGAGCCCCAACACCGAGCCCGGCTACACCCGCCTGCTCCGTGCCCACAACCTCGGCGCCGAGCTGGGCATCGCCAACCTGTGGGTGAAGGACGACTCCACCAACCCCACCAACTCGTTCAAGGACCGGGTCGTGGCGTGCGCGCTCAGCGCCGCCCGCGAGCTGGGCGCCAAGGTCTTCGCCTGCCCGTCGACGGGCAACCTCGCGAACGCCGTCGCCGCCGCCGGCGCCCGCGCCGGGATCAAGACCGTCGTCTTCATCCCGAGCAACCTCGAGCACCCCAAGCAGGTCAACTCCGCCGTCTTCACCGAGTCCCTGGTGGCCGTGAACGGCAACTACGACGACGTCAACAAGCTCGCCTCCGAGATCGCCGGCGAGGAGGAGGGCTGGGCGTTCGTCAACGTCAACGTGCGCCCCTTCTACGCCGAGGGCTCGAAGACGCTGGGCTACGAGATCGCCGAGCAGCTCGGCTGGCGGCTGCCCGACCAGATCGTCATCCCGGTCGCGTCCGGCTCGCAGCTGACCAAGGTGCACAAGGCCTTCCAGGAGCTGATCAAGCTCGGCCTCGTCGAGGACAAGCCCTACCGCGTCTTCGGCGCCCAGGCCGCCGGCTGCTCCCCGGTCTCGGTCGCCTACAAGGCCGGCGTCGACGCGATCCGCCCGGTCAAGCCCGACACGATCGCCAAGAGCCTCGCCATCGGCAACCCCGCCGACGGCATCTACGTGCTCGACATCTGCCGCGAGACCGGTGGCGCGGTCGAGGACGTGACCGACGACGAGGTGCGCGACGGCATCGTGCTGCTGGCCCGCACCGAGGGCATCTTCACCGAGACCGCCGGCGGCACCACGGTCGCCGTGCTGAAGAAGCTCGTGGAGACCGGTCAGCTCGACACCGACCTCGAGACCGTCGTCATCAACACCGGCCACGGCCTCAAGACCCTCGACGCCGTCTCCGGCAAGGTCGGCCCCGCCGCGACCATCGAACCGACGTACGCCGCCTTCGCCGCCACCGGCCTGGCCTGAAGTAGGAGCCCTTCCGTGCCTGTCTCCGTCCGGATCCCGACCATCCTGCGCACCTACACCGGTGGCGAGTCCGAGGTCACCGCCTCCGGCGCCACCCTGGCCGAGGTGCTCGACGACCTCGACGGGAGCTACAACGGCATCAAGGGCCGGATCCTCGACGAGTCGGGTGCGCTGCGCCGCTTCGTCAACGTGTACGTCGGCAACGACGACGTGCGCTTCCTCGACAACCTGGACACCCCCACCCCGGACGGCACCCAGGTCTCGGTCATCCCGGCCGTCGCCGGCGGCTGATCCCTCCGCCGAGTCGGCGAACCGGCTGTAACGCCGGGTTACTGACTGTTCCCGCGGTGTTGCAACCTGGTGGGAACAGTCAGTAACCCGGCGTTACAGCAATCGCCGCCGCTCGATCAGGTGCGCGCGCTCGGCCAGGTTGCCGCACCGGCCGATGGCCTCGTCGTACGCCGTGCGCGCGTCGTCCAGCCGTCCGAGCCGGGCGAGCAGCTCGGCCCGGGTCGCCGGCAGCCGGTGACCCGGCAGCGTGAGGCCGGACAGCACGGCCAGCCCGGCGGCCGGCCCGGACGCCTCGGCCACGGCGACCGCCCGGTTGAGCCGCACGACCGGTGATCCGGTGAGGTCCTCGAGCTCCTCGTAGCGCAGCACGATCCGGTCCCAGGCGGTGTCGGCGGCCGTCGGCGCGATGGCGTGCTCGGCGGCGATCAGCGCCTGGAGGAGGTACGGCGAGGCCGGGGCGGCCACCCAGGGACGCAGCAGGTCGAGCGCCTCGGCGATCGCGGCGAGGTCCCAGCGCGACCGGTCCTGGTCAGGGAGCAGCACCAGCCGACCGTCGACGGCGCGGGCGTCGCGGCGGGAGTGCTGGAGCAGCATCAGGGCGAGCAGCGCGTCGACCTCGACGTCGGCGTACGGCAGCACCGAGCGCAGCACCCGCACCAGCCGGATCGCCTCGCCGGCCACCGACGCCCGCAGGACGTCCGGGCCCGACCCGGGCGCGTAGCCCGCGGTGAACGCCAGGTAGGCGACGTCGGCGACCACCGCCACCCGGGGCGCGAGATCGGCGGGCACCTCGAAGGACTCCGCGGCCAGCCGCTTGCGCGCCCGGGTCAGTCGCGCGGCCATGGTGGTCGTCGGCACCAGGAAGAGCCGGGCGACGTCCTCGGTCGACACGCCCAGCACGAGCCGCAGCGTCAGCGCCGCCGCCGACGGCGCGGGCAGCGACGGGTGCGCGCACAGCAGCACCAGCCGCAGCCGCTCGTCCTGCACGGGCTCCCCGACGTCGGCCATGAACGCCTGCGCCTCCTCCTGC is part of the Nocardioides conyzicola genome and encodes:
- the thrC gene encoding threonine synthase encodes the protein MSAVVAEKTTTLREGAFGNATNLACRECGHQVELGPFYACPECFGPLEVAYEFGEVTREQIEAGPANIWRYKALLPVPTDIEQSPNTEPGYTRLLRAHNLGAELGIANLWVKDDSTNPTNSFKDRVVACALSAARELGAKVFACPSTGNLANAVAAAGARAGIKTVVFIPSNLEHPKQVNSAVFTESLVAVNGNYDDVNKLASEIAGEEEGWAFVNVNVRPFYAEGSKTLGYEIAEQLGWRLPDQIVIPVASGSQLTKVHKAFQELIKLGLVEDKPYRVFGAQAAGCSPVSVAYKAGVDAIRPVKPDTIAKSLAIGNPADGIYVLDICRETGGAVEDVTDDEVRDGIVLLARTEGIFTETAGGTTVAVLKKLVETGQLDTDLETVVINTGHGLKTLDAVSGKVGPAATIEPTYAAFAATGLA
- a CDS encoding MoaD/ThiS family protein, which encodes MPVSVRIPTILRTYTGGESEVTASGATLAEVLDDLDGSYNGIKGRILDESGALRRFVNVYVGNDDVRFLDNLDTPTPDGTQVSVIPAVAGG
- a CDS encoding RNA polymerase sigma factor → MTPLETLLRDEWGRLLALLVAQFRRLDLAEDGLAEAFEAAARTWDDVPDNPPAWLLTTARRRVLDRLRAEAVAARKLPLLAVEASVQEEAQAFMADVGEPVQDERLRLVLLCAHPSLPAPSAAALTLRLVLGVSTEDVARLFLVPTTTMAARLTRARKRLAAESFEVPADLAPRVAVVADVAYLAFTAGYAPGSGPDVLRASVAGEAIRLVRVLRSVLPYADVEVDALLALMLLQHSRRDARAVDGRLVLLPDQDRSRWDLAAIAEALDLLRPWVAAPASPYLLQALIAAEHAIAPTAADTAWDRIVLRYEELEDLTGSPVVRLNRAVAVAEASGPAAGLAVLSGLTLPGHRLPATRAELLARLGRLDDARTAYDEAIGRCGNLAERAHLIERRRLL